The DNA window TGAATGGTTTCTTCGGTATCTAGAAATGATTGGCTCAGAGGAATAGTGATTTGAAGTGTGATTGACTCTGTTGTACTCTGGACAATGCTTACAGCCATTCCTTGCCCCTCCACAAGCCTGGAAAAATAAACCCAATCTCCAGAGCATATCAGGCCTTGTTGTCTACATCAAGTTTTGGTCAAACCCCCTTCAGTCCGTCGTCTACAGTGGGTTAAATTTTTTACAGTACAAATTGATAGAGTAGCCCTGCGATCGCAAAGTAGAGGACTGGTTATAACTTAAGTTAGAATCCGAACTCAATCGAAAGTAACCCCTACAAACTGACAATACCCCGCTTAACTGCAACAATCACAGCTTGAGTCCGATCGCCCACATCTAACTTATTCAAAATCCGATTCACATGAGATTTGAACCGTGCCTTCACCAATACTCAAAGCCGCCGCAATCTCAGCATTACTCATTCCCTGTGCCAGTGAGCGAAGAACTTCTAATTCCCGTTCACTCAGTTCTGGATTGCTGAGGCGCTGCGCCAACTTTGCTCCCACGTCAGGGGAATATACTGCTGACCCCGATGGACGGTGTGAATGGCATTCAGAAGCTCATCGGGTTCAGTTTCTTTCAACAGATATCCTTTTGCGCCTGCCTGCAATCCCCGATAAATGTCTTCGTCGCTATCATAGGTGGTCAGTACAATAATCCGAGCAGATTTAGCGATCGCACAAATTGCAGCAATGGCGGCAACTCCTTCCACTTCCGGCATTCGCAGATCCATCAGCGTGACATCCGGTTGGTGTTTCTCAAAGAGCGCGATCGCCTGTTCCCCATTTTCCGCTTGGGCAATCACCTGCATCTCTGGATCACGGTTAATAATCGTGGCTAATCCTTGCCGAAAAATAGCATGATCGTCTGCAATTAGAACTCGAATTGGGGGTGTGGGGTGTGGGGTGTGGGGTGTAGAGAAGTCACTGGGGTGTGGGGTGTGGGGTGTAGGATGTGTCAATTGTCTATCCCCCTTTGAAGACTCTGACGGAGACGGTTGAGTAAACGCCCTGTGCTTTCACACAAACTCATTAATTCAGTGATGTCATCAATGTAATTCAGACTCAGTAGATCACAAAATCATTTTGGGGTAGGTAAATAGATAGCAGTGATGGGTGGAAAATGTCGTTCAACAGCCTGAGAGAGAAATTCCAACATGGTTTTAAGACCAAACAACTCACGATGAATGACTCGTCCCCGTCGCTGGGTCTGACTGACAAAGAACCACAACAAGTACACCCAGAGATTAACCAGGATAAACGCCAGTGCCACAAATAACAGGCGAACCACTGGATTCTTACTCGTGGTGCGAATGCGACACTGATTTTTAATTCTGTAGCTCGTTTCGATGCCAAAGCGCTCCCGATAATGCTGATGCAACTGATGGAGGTCAATAGTGACTCGATGCGCCACATAAAGCGCATATTGAATCCCATGCTTGCCCTTGAAGCCTTTGTAATAGGTGCACACCACTCGCATTTGACAAGTCACGGAACCATAGTTGGCACTGCTGAGGGTGTAGCGTGTCGCATAGCTTTTGCGCCCGACGAGTAATGAGCGGGTGCCTCCGGTTTTACCGCGAATCACCGCAGGCATCAAAAACGGGATGTTGAGTGCTTTGAGCCAGCGAATCACCGGCACACTGTAAAAGCCTCGGTCGAGATACAACCGTTTGACTCGAATCTTCAGAGCAGAGAGCATTGCCAACAAATAAGTCACCGTTGCCACCAAGGTTTCCTGTCGATGCACCGCATGAATTCCGAGGGTGACTCGCTTGTTGCGGCAGATGACATAAACGGTGGCATAGGCAAAAAATGTGGTGGTTCCGGCTTTGGCTTGGGAGCGATAGATATAGGGTGCTGCTGCCTCAGTTCGGTTGCCATAGTAGGGAATCAAGTGCAGGTCAATCGCGATCCGATGTCGTCTTTTGCGAATCTTGGGTGGAATTCGGCTCTGCAATGCCCCATTGAGTTGTCCCTCCAAAGCGACCATGTCATCTAACTGGTCGAGATGATAGCGAATGCCATTGCCACTGGGAACTCCTTGTAGGCGTTGAGCGGTATGCTCGATGCTATCGTGACGACTGGCTGCCCGGAGCAAAATCTCAAATAGGCTTTCGGCACTACAACTACTATCTTCGGGTACTAAAGGCAGGTGCTCTAACAAGCACTCCAAGGCTGCTTCCAGGGTTGCTTCATCACTCAAGGCAGGGGTGGAAGATAATGAGGAAGATGGGTAGGGTTTGACCAAAACTTGATGTAGATAACAAGGCCTGATATGCTCTGGAGATTGGGTTTATTTTTCCAGGCTTGTGGAGGGGCAAGGAATGGCCGTAAGCATTGTCCAGAGTACAACAGAGTCAATCACACTTCAAATCACTATTCCTCTGAGCCAATCATTTCTAGATACCGAAGAAACCATTCAATCGGTACTGAATGAAGCAGGAACTGTGGCCAGTGGAGAAGCTCTTAAACAATTTGATACCGATGGAAGTGCCATTGAAATGGGTGGGATGAATTGGACGAGTAAAGGACAATTGCCCAAAACCTATCAAACCCCTTATGGAACCGTAGAAGTGCATCGGCATGTCTACCAAACGAGTGCCGGTGGAACCACCCTTTGCCCATTGGAAGTTGATGCTCGGAACATCATGACCTCAACCCCTCGATTGGCGAAACAAATTTCCCACAAATATGCGGAGATGAGTAGTGTGCGGGTCGTAGAAGACTTGCGGGAAAATCATGGGCGAATCGTCCATCGTTCGTTTGTGCAAACGTTAGCCGAAGCAGTCGGTGAGATTGCCTTGCTCAAGGAAGAGGATTGGCACTATCAGACACCAAAATTACCCGCAGAGGTGGCAACTATGGCGCGACAATTATCTAGACCGAGTGACGATTACATTGCCCATCCCAGAGTTGCAAAGTAAGAGATCACTTTTTCATTTATAAACCGGATCAGGTTCATTTATAAACCGGATCAGATTGCATCGCTTAGTTCAGCAATTGTGATCAACCGAAAGTTTCAAAGAAAAGACACTAGGAGATGTCCCAACAGCAATTCGAGACGTCCTAGTGCCCGCAGCAATAAAATATCAACAGGTCCAACTGTACATGAACGCGAAGAAAAAGGGGCATTCCCAACAAGCCTCGGCAGCCAAAGCTGGAATTTCACCGCGCACGGCTCGGCGGATAGAAAGCGGTACCCATCGACCGAAACGAGGACGACCGAGAGATTGGCAGACTCGTCTTGACCCACTCGATGGGCACTGGGAAGCCGACTTACTGCCGCTGCTGGAACGTGAACCTCGCCTGGAACCCATCACGTTGTTTGAAGCCCTGCAAGAGTTATATCCCGGACAGTACGATGACAAGCTCAGAACGGTGCAACGGCGAGTGGAACGCTGGAAAGCCAAGTATGGCAAGCCTAAAGAAGTGATGTTCAAAATCCAGCATACACCCGGAGAGTTAGGACTGTCCGACTTTACACACCTTAAAGGGGTGAGTGTCACGGTGAAGGGGCAACCATTTCAGCACATTTTGTATCACTATCGACTGGCGTTTAGCGGTTGGCAATATGTGCAGGTGATCCAGGGTGGAGAGAGCTTTGTGGGGTTGTCCCAAGGCTTACAGAATGCGCTGTTTGCTTGTGGCGGAGTGCCAGGGCAGCATCGCACTGATAGTCTGAGTGCCGCCTATCGCAATACTGGAGGACGTAATCCTCAATTGACGCAGATGTATGCCGCGATCTGCGACCACTACCGACTGCAACCGACTCGGAATAACCCAGGAGTGGCCC is part of the Kovacikia minuta CCNUW1 genome and encodes:
- a CDS encoding ISH3 family transposase, giving the protein MVKPYPSSSLSSTPALSDEATLEAALECLLEHLPLVPEDSSCSAESLFEILLRAASRHDSIEHTAQRLQGVPSGNGIRYHLDQLDDMVALEGQLNGALQSRIPPKIRKRRHRIAIDLHLIPYYGNRTEAAAPYIYRSQAKAGTTTFFAYATVYVICRNKRVTLGIHAVHRQETLVATVTYLLAMLSALKIRVKRLYLDRGFYSVPVIRWLKALNIPFLMPAVIRGKTGGTRSLLVGRKSYATRYTLSSANYGSVTCQMRVVCTYYKGFKGKHGIQYALYVAHRVTIDLHQLHQHYRERFGIETSYRIKNQCRIRTTSKNPVVRLLFVALAFILVNLWVYLLWFFVSQTQRRGRVIHRELFGLKTMLEFLSQAVERHFPPITAIYLPTPK